The sequence GATCTGGAGTAATATATCTATTAAAACCCGACAATCTTGAACCTAAAATGAACAGGATTCAAGAAGGGGGAAGTAATTATGCATAATCAATTCGTCTATACAAGGTAAAAACTGATTAAAAAGTGCCTATTTATCGTCTAAATATGACTCTATTCAACTAAACAGGTTCAATTTCTTTTAGGTGGCGCTGTGCGGAAAGCTTCGCAGCCACACTGCCTAATAGGGTTCCAACGATCAAAAGCAGTAACGATTCATCCCAACTTAAGCCAATCAGTCTAAAGTGACTATCGTAAAGCTGAGCTAAATCATCAACCGCACTGTTAAGTAAAACAGTAATCAATGCCGTCATTACCCAAGCGCAAATCGCGCCCAACACGCCAAACCACATTCCAGAATATAGGTATGGGCGTAAGATGAAGCTATCGGTGGCACCAATCAGCTTCATGGTTTGAATCTCTTCTTTATGCGCCAACACATTAAATCGTAATGTATTGCCAATAATCAAAAACACAGCACCCAGCATAAGCACGGTTAATGTAATCACGATGACAGCCGCCAGTGCTTTGATCGCATCCAGCCTTGCAAGCCAATCTTCGTCTAAACGAACATCGGTCACGAGCTCTTGTTTCTTAACCTTGCTCGCCAATTCTTTGATTTGCGTGTCGTTGTGTACACTTGGCGTAATCACCAACACACCAGGCAACGAGTAATCATCTAAAATCGTCAGTGCGTCATCAAAACCAGAATACTTGCTCAAATCAGCAAGGCCTTGCTGTGGTGAAATGTATTCAACCAACTCAACTTGATCCCAGCCTTCTATTTCATCTTTCAGTACTATCACTCGAGGCTCAGGAATTCCATCCTCTACATAAGCACTGATTTGTGATGGGCTGGTGACGTCTTTCGCCACTTCTCCAACGTTTTTACCAAGTAGGTACAAACAGGCAGGCATCGCCAAGGCCATTGAGATAACAGCCAACGTCAGTAGATTACCGATTGGGCGTTGCCACATTTGCGAGAAAGACGACTTGGCTTGTTTCCAGTGAACAACAAAAAAGCCGTCACTGGCAGCGCGGCTCGCGGCTCGGTTGGATTGAGGTTTCTTGATGCGCTTATTAGCGGCCATAATCTTCAACCTCACTCAAAAAGCCTTGGTTTAATTCAAGATGACGGTATTGGGGGCGAGTGTTCACTAACCCGATATCGTGCGTCGCTAGGATGATCGTTACACCCGCGCGGTTAAACTCTTCAAACAAGCGCAGGACACGGTTCGACAATTCAGGATCTAGGTTACCGGTCGGCTCATCCGCTAAAAGCAGAGTTGGACGGTTAACCACAGCGCGAGCGATACCCACGCGTTGCTGTTCACCACCAGAAAGCTGGCTTGGCAAACAACGGGCTTTGTCTAGTAAGCCGGTTTTATCCAACGCAGCACTGACTCGGCGCTTTATTTCATTTTCAGAAATAGATTCAATACGCATAGGCAGTGCGACGTTATCAAAGATAGAGCGATCCATCAGCAGACGATGGTCTTGAAAGACAATCCCAATATTACGGCGTAAAAAGGGAATGTCTTTGGCTGGTATACGAGTGATATCGTGGTCGTTAAACCAAACGCGGCCATCCGTTGGGCGCTCAATGGCGCAAATCAACTTCAGCAAGGTACTTTTACCAGCACCGGAGTGCCCGCCTAAAAATGCCATCTCTCCACGTTTGAGATGAAAGTCCACTTTTTGGAGCGCCTGGCGTCCGCCTCGGTAGGCTTTACTCACTTGCTGAAATTTGATCACCGAAAATTCCTCTTACGATCACTCATATCAAACTTAAAACGGTAGCAGGTTAAGGATAAACCACTTTGCTACACGAGTTACTCTTCACGACTAAATAGTGCTTCAATAAAGTCTTTCGACTCAAATGG is a genomic window of Vibrio sp. FE10 containing:
- the ftsX gene encoding permease-like cell division protein FtsX encodes the protein MAANKRIKKPQSNRAASRAASDGFFVVHWKQAKSSFSQMWQRPIGNLLTLAVISMALAMPACLYLLGKNVGEVAKDVTSPSQISAYVEDGIPEPRVIVLKDEIEGWDQVELVEYISPQQGLADLSKYSGFDDALTILDDYSLPGVLVITPSVHNDTQIKELASKVKKQELVTDVRLDEDWLARLDAIKALAAVIVITLTVLMLGAVFLIIGNTLRFNVLAHKEEIQTMKLIGATDSFILRPYLYSGMWFGVLGAICAWVMTALITVLLNSAVDDLAQLYDSHFRLIGLSWDESLLLLIVGTLLGSVAAKLSAQRHLKEIEPV
- the ftsE gene encoding cell division ATP-binding protein FtsE yields the protein MIKFQQVSKAYRGGRQALQKVDFHLKRGEMAFLGGHSGAGKSTLLKLICAIERPTDGRVWFNDHDITRIPAKDIPFLRRNIGIVFQDHRLLMDRSIFDNVALPMRIESISENEIKRRVSAALDKTGLLDKARCLPSQLSGGEQQRVGIARAVVNRPTLLLADEPTGNLDPELSNRVLRLFEEFNRAGVTIILATHDIGLVNTRPQYRHLELNQGFLSEVEDYGR